Proteins encoded by one window of Bacteroidota bacterium:
- a CDS encoding tetratricopeptide repeat protein, whose protein sequence is MKKKASVSVGTQAQSLGAKAKNKFALVVFVLCVALYANTLNHGYAFDDAVAVTGNKFTKQGISGIPSLLTQDFFAGIYDKGLELTGGRYRPLSLVTFAIEYQFFGESPFVSHLVNILLYALTCALLYYTLDKLIPNSFLLTSTATLLFAAHPIHTEVVANIKSRDEILCFLFLILSIQQYLVYFKTNATKSLGASLVCYFLSLLSKENSITFLAILPIMLYSLLNKGFKESISKSVPFFITGFVYVLIRAYLVGFIGAEVNPDVMENPFVGVDFMTKFATIAVIMGKYVTLLFFPHPLSSDYSFNQIPYVSISNGYALVSIAVYGFLAFFSSKNIRKLPIISFGIFFYLLTISLVSNLVFNIGAPMGERFLFMPSLGFCLVLAALFTIVFKPKENNQLKFLPKLHIPLLLLLLLYSAKTISRNKDWKNNLTLFAADVKTVPNSAKAQYYYANNLLNELINDKTKNNPKRNEWIALGVKHATRAVQINPKFHHAHYALGMLYQEANKGDSSLASFKRVLELQPSHILTQAALGTTYGKLLGDYDNAIKYLQIAVTYNPNDASAFENLGIAYAMKQQFSNALGAFEKAMQLKPASAQSYLNLAITYQNMGEQQKAQAFFDKAFAIDPSLRK, encoded by the coding sequence ATGAAAAAAAAAGCAAGTGTATCCGTAGGCACACAAGCTCAATCGCTTGGAGCAAAGGCAAAGAACAAGTTTGCTTTAGTGGTTTTTGTTTTGTGCGTTGCATTATACGCCAACACCTTGAATCATGGCTATGCATTTGATGATGCAGTGGCTGTAACAGGAAATAAATTTACAAAGCAAGGAATTAGTGGAATACCTAGTTTGTTAACACAAGATTTTTTTGCCGGTATATACGATAAAGGATTGGAGCTTACAGGGGGTAGATATCGGCCACTTTCGTTAGTTACCTTTGCCATAGAATATCAGTTTTTCGGAGAAAGTCCATTTGTAAGCCATTTGGTAAATATTTTATTGTATGCTTTAACGTGTGCTCTTCTCTATTATACACTTGACAAGCTTATTCCCAATTCTTTTTTACTTACAAGCACCGCAACCCTTTTATTTGCAGCGCACCCAATACACACCGAAGTAGTAGCCAATATTAAAAGTAGAGATGAAATTTTATGTTTTCTATTTTTGATTTTATCTATTCAACAGTATCTGGTTTATTTTAAGACCAATGCAACCAAGAGTCTTGGCGCTTCTTTGGTTTGTTATTTTCTGTCACTTTTATCAAAAGAGAACAGCATTACATTTTTGGCTATTTTACCTATCATGCTTTATTCCTTACTTAATAAAGGATTTAAGGAAAGTATAAGCAAGTCGGTCCCATTTTTTATTACAGGATTTGTGTATGTGCTTATAAGGGCTTATTTGGTGGGTTTTATTGGTGCCGAGGTAAATCCCGATGTAATGGAAAACCCGTTTGTGGGTGTTGATTTTATGACCAAGTTTGCCACCATTGCGGTTATCATGGGAAAATACGTAACCCTTCTTTTTTTTCCTCATCCACTTTCCAGCGATTATTCATTTAATCAAATACCGTATGTTTCCATAAGTAATGGATATGCGCTTGTATCGATTGCTGTGTATGGATTTTTAGCTTTTTTTTCCAGCAAGAATATTCGTAAACTTCCTATTATTTCATTCGGCATATTTTTTTATTTGCTAACTATTTCTTTGGTGTCAAACTTAGTATTCAATATTGGTGCGCCAATGGGCGAGCGTTTTTTATTCATGCCATCATTAGGGTTTTGTTTGGTCTTGGCGGCATTGTTTACTATAGTTTTTAAACCTAAAGAAAACAACCAACTAAAGTTTTTACCCAAACTACATATTCCATTACTATTATTGCTATTGCTCTATTCGGCAAAAACTATTTCGCGAAACAAAGACTGGAAAAACAATCTCACACTTTTTGCGGCAGACGTTAAAACAGTTCCTAATAGCGCTAAAGCCCAATATTATTATGCAAATAACTTATTAAACGAATTAATTAATGATAAAACCAAAAATAATCCGAAAAGAAACGAATGGATCGCGTTAGGTGTAAAGCACGCTACTCGAGCGGTTCAAATTAATCCAAAGTTTCATCATGCACACTATGCCCTAGGAATGTTGTACCAAGAGGCAAATAAAGGCGATTCTTCTCTTGCCTCGTTTAAGAGGGTTTTGGAGCTACAGCCTTCTCACATTCTTACGCAAGCTGCATTGGGCACTACGTATGGCAAATTACTTGGCGATTACGATAATGCTATAAAGTATTTACAAATAGCAGTAACCTATAATCCTAATGATGCCAGTGCTTTCGAAAACCTCGGGATTGCTTATGCCATGAAACAGCAATTTAGCAATGCGTTGGGGGCGTTTGAAAAGGCAATGCAATTAAAACCTGCATCCGCTCAGTCGTATCTTAATTTGGCAATTACCTACCAAAACATGGGCGAGCAACAAAAGGCACAAGCGTTTTTTGATAAGGCATTTGCTATTGATCCTAGTTTAAGAAAGTAA
- a CDS encoding DoxX family membrane protein gives MKFRKIALILISLLIGVTFIFSGYSKLFPIEPFEYTFVDIGVGNWYTSPFIARLLIAIEFFIGVFFLLNTYLNKRIFYFTQGMLAFFTIYLAVQIAINGNNGNCGCFGTMLVFTPLEAILKNIVLAVLVWVLTRFHSDVFSLQKFRLFLILFLALTSILIPFIFNPIQLSYSEAYLNANRDSSFKLELDSLYVNAKRNVPPKSLSQGKHVLTFFSLTCNHCRVAAKKLRIMKELNPSLPLYFVLNGKEDKLKFFFEDTRSQNIPHCMLPARPFIFLAGTELPSIYLVNNSVVESSLNYFELDQKEIENWLQKP, from the coding sequence ATGAAGTTTAGAAAAATTGCGTTAATTCTTATTAGCCTTTTAATAGGTGTAACCTTTATTTTTTCAGGGTATAGCAAACTATTTCCTATTGAGCCATTTGAATACACCTTTGTAGATATTGGTGTGGGCAACTGGTACACATCTCCATTTATTGCTAGATTACTTATTGCCATTGAGTTTTTTATCGGTGTTTTTTTCTTGCTAAATACCTATTTAAACAAGCGTATATTTTATTTTACGCAGGGGATGCTTGCTTTTTTTACCATTTATTTGGCTGTGCAAATTGCAATTAATGGTAATAATGGTAATTGCGGCTGCTTTGGTACTATGCTTGTTTTTACCCCACTGGAAGCCATTCTTAAAAACATTGTTTTAGCTGTATTGGTATGGGTTTTAACTCGCTTTCATTCCGATGTTTTTTCGTTACAAAAATTTCGATTGTTTTTAATTTTGTTTTTGGCTCTTACTTCTATTCTAATCCCGTTCATTTTTAACCCTATTCAATTATCTTATTCAGAAGCCTATTTAAATGCTAATAGAGATAGTTCATTCAAGTTAGAGTTAGATTCACTGTATGTTAATGCGAAGCGAAATGTGCCACCCAAATCCTTGTCTCAAGGGAAACACGTACTTACATTCTTTAGTTTAACGTGTAATCATTGCCGAGTAGCCGCCAAAAAGTTGCGTATAATGAAAGAGTTGAATCCTTCTTTACCGCTCTATTTTGTTTTAAACGGAAAAGAAGACAAACTCAAATTCTTTTTTGAGGATACACGCAGCCAAAATATTCCACATTGCATGCTTCCGGCCAGACCCTTTATTTTTCTTGCCGGGACAGAGCTGCCATCTATTTATTTGGTAAACAATTCGGTTGTGGAATCATCGCTTAATTATTTTGAGCTAGACCAAAAAGAAATAGAGAATTGGTTGCAGAAGCCATAG
- a CDS encoding cystathionine gamma-synthase family protein, with product MSIKKKMRPESLMMSYGYKPELSEGAIKSPIFQTSTFVFKNAEEGKAFFEVAYGLRAAREGEEQGLIYSRINNPDLEILEDRLTLWDEAEDCAVFESGMSAITTVLLEFLKPGDLLLYSNPLYGGTDHFIKKILPKFGIHTLGFKVGQSQKEIIELVEKSGHANSLALVYIETPANPTNDLIDIESSKEIARNFSTIGKEVLLAVDNTYMGPLWQHPLKHGADLVLYSATKYIGGHSDVIAGACLGSNELIKRVKTLRTFLGNMAGPWTGWLLLRSLETLKARMDIQAFNATKVAEFLNQHPKVEKVYYLGNITAEQTEQYHVFKKQCLSAGAMLSFDIKGGEPAAFSFLNKLKLIKLAVSLGSTESLAEHPYTMTHADVDQAEKKYFSITDKMVRLSVGVENYNDIIADMEQALS from the coding sequence ATGAGTATCAAGAAAAAAATGCGCCCGGAAAGCTTAATGATGTCCTATGGCTACAAGCCAGAACTATCAGAGGGTGCAATAAAAAGTCCGATTTTTCAAACATCTACATTTGTGTTTAAAAACGCAGAAGAGGGAAAAGCTTTTTTTGAAGTAGCTTACGGATTGCGCGCTGCAAGGGAAGGGGAAGAACAAGGGTTAATTTACAGTAGAATTAATAATCCCGATTTGGAGATTCTGGAAGACCGACTAACCCTATGGGATGAGGCAGAGGATTGTGCCGTGTTTGAAAGTGGCATGTCTGCTATTACAACAGTATTATTAGAGTTTTTGAAACCCGGAGATTTATTGCTGTACAGCAACCCGTTGTATGGAGGAACAGACCATTTCATAAAAAAAATTCTTCCGAAATTTGGTATTCACACCCTTGGCTTTAAAGTAGGGCAAAGCCAAAAAGAAATAATTGAGTTGGTTGAAAAAAGCGGGCATGCAAATAGCCTTGCCCTTGTATATATCGAAACGCCTGCCAATCCAACAAACGACTTGATAGACATTGAGTCGAGCAAAGAAATAGCACGCAATTTTTCTACCATAGGAAAAGAGGTTTTGTTGGCAGTAGATAATACATACATGGGGCCATTGTGGCAACACCCCTTAAAACATGGAGCCGACTTGGTTTTATATTCTGCCACCAAATATATTGGTGGACATAGCGATGTAATTGCCGGTGCGTGTCTAGGCTCCAACGAGTTGATTAAGCGTGTAAAAACATTGCGTACATTTTTGGGCAACATGGCCGGCCCTTGGACAGGGTGGTTGCTGCTGCGCAGCCTAGAAACATTAAAAGCGAGAATGGATATTCAAGCATTTAATGCTACCAAAGTGGCTGAATTTTTAAACCAACATCCTAAAGTAGAAAAGGTGTATTATTTAGGAAATATAACAGCAGAACAAACAGAACAATACCATGTATTTAAAAAACAGTGTTTGAGTGCCGGTGCTATGCTATCCTTTGATATTAAAGGAGGAGAGCCGGCAGCATTTTCTTTTTTAAATAAATTAAAGCTAATAAAACTAGCTGTAAGCCTTGGTAGTACAGAGAGTTTGGCCGAACACCCATATACCATGACACATGCAGATGTTGATCAAGCAGAAAAAAAATATTTTTCAATCACCGATAAAATGGTGCGACTATCTGTAGGGGTTGAAAATTATAATGATATTATTGCAGATATGGAGCAGGCATTGAGTTAG
- a CDS encoding SBBP repeat-containing protein: MIKARSSLFFLLISLSAVISAQQLNWAKAFSGTMDEEPRAIATDKWGNIYTTGLFYGTVDFDPNLSSLANKASQGGTDIFISKLDSVGNFKWIKSIGGSDYEMGSALAVDTLGNIYVTGYFSGTVDFNPNAGTASLSSVSGSNDIFVLKLDSAGNFGWVKHLAGTSSEYGTAIALDKSMNILVAGHFTGTVDFDPSTSNKNISAVNKDAFVCKLDNMGNFSWAISLTGSNDEEATSIATTSVNEVIVAGGFKGTVDFDPSTSSNYITASGGSDAFVCKLSPTGSTVWVKTISGSGDERINGIAIDKDENIYSTGYFNGGAADFDSGLGSANLVSSGNDAFVCKMGYVGNYIWAKQVAGGGNSIAWAIAVDDNAGVFTTGYFENTNDFDPGSGSHTLSSTAFSFDGYVQKLDSAGNFTWVAPVTGSGDQMGLAIAVSYDRKIYSTGYFFQTANFNPSGSPVAITAKAFADVYVYKISENPLGVYNTNKSQHPFIVYPNPASTVLQVNWEVEQQTIRKYTLTDVTGKIVLNNEVVSATRIDVSSLSSGLYFLYLNDYTTPIKFYKE; this comes from the coding sequence ATGATAAAAGCCAGAAGTTCCTTATTCTTTCTACTTATAAGTCTTTCCGCTGTTATATCTGCACAACAATTAAACTGGGCAAAAGCTTTTAGTGGAACAATGGATGAAGAACCCAGAGCCATTGCAACAGATAAGTGGGGGAATATTTACACCACAGGGCTTTTCTATGGCACCGTTGATTTTGACCCAAATCTTTCCTCCTTAGCAAATAAAGCATCGCAGGGCGGTACAGATATTTTTATCAGCAAATTAGACTCTGTAGGAAATTTTAAATGGATAAAAAGCATCGGTGGTTCTGATTATGAGATGGGGAGCGCACTAGCGGTTGACACCTTAGGAAATATCTATGTTACCGGTTACTTTAGTGGCACTGTTGATTTTAATCCAAATGCCGGAACAGCAAGCCTTTCGTCCGTTTCGGGGTCGAATGATATTTTTGTGTTGAAACTCGATTCTGCAGGAAACTTTGGCTGGGTAAAACATCTGGCAGGAACTTCTTCTGAATATGGAACTGCCATTGCCCTCGACAAATCGATGAATATATTGGTAGCGGGGCATTTTACAGGTACTGTAGATTTTGATCCGAGCACATCAAATAAAAATATTTCTGCTGTAAACAAAGACGCTTTTGTGTGTAAACTAGACAACATGGGGAATTTTAGTTGGGCAATTAGCTTAACCGGAAGTAATGACGAAGAGGCCACATCCATTGCTACTACTAGCGTAAACGAAGTTATTGTTGCAGGAGGTTTTAAAGGCACGGTAGATTTTGACCCTAGCACATCCTCAAACTATATAACAGCAAGCGGGGGTTCGGATGCCTTTGTCTGCAAGCTTTCTCCAACGGGAAGCACTGTTTGGGTTAAAACAATTTCGGGTAGTGGCGATGAACGAATAAACGGTATTGCTATTGATAAAGACGAGAATATATATTCAACAGGCTATTTCAACGGAGGCGCAGCCGACTTTGATTCGGGGTTGGGTAGCGCTAATTTGGTTTCATCGGGCAACGATGCGTTTGTATGTAAAATGGGTTATGTTGGAAATTATATTTGGGCGAAACAGGTAGCTGGGGGCGGAAACAGTATTGCTTGGGCTATTGCGGTTGATGATAATGCAGGAGTTTTTACAACGGGATATTTTGAAAACACAAATGATTTTGACCCGGGCTCAGGATCACACACACTAAGCTCTACAGCTTTTTCATTTGATGGGTATGTTCAAAAGCTCGACTCGGCAGGTAATTTCACCTGGGTAGCTCCCGTTACCGGTTCTGGCGACCAAATGGGCTTGGCTATTGCTGTTAGCTACGACCGTAAAATTTATAGTACAGGCTACTTTTTCCAAACAGCTAATTTCAACCCTTCCGGCAGCCCTGTAGCAATTACAGCCAAAGCATTTGCGGATGTGTATGTTTACAAAATTTCGGAGAATCCGCTAGGTGTTTACAATACAAACAAATCACAACATCCATTTATTGTTTATCCCAACCCCGCCAGCACTGTTTTGCAAGTAAACTGGGAAGTAGAACAACAAACAATTAGAAAATATACACTAACAGATGTAACAGGGAAAATAGTTTTAAATAACGAAGTGGTATCTGCTACACGTATTGATGTATCTTCACTTAGTAGCGGTTTGTATTTTTTATATTTAAATGATTACACCACACCTATTAAGTTTTATAAAGAGTAA
- a CDS encoding iron-sulfur cluster assembly accessory protein, which yields MITVSDNAKQQALHLMKQDNKPEGAFIRVGVEGGGCSGLSYKLEFDTELKEGDQQFEDKGIKIVVDKKSFLYLVGTELDFSGGLNGKGFVFNNPNASRTCGCGESFAV from the coding sequence ATGATAACAGTATCAGATAATGCCAAGCAACAGGCACTTCATTTAATGAAGCAAGACAATAAGCCCGAAGGTGCTTTTATTCGTGTTGGTGTAGAGGGTGGAGGCTGCTCCGGATTGAGTTATAAGCTTGAATTTGACACCGAACTAAAAGAGGGGGATCAACAGTTTGAAGATAAGGGAATAAAAATAGTGGTGGACAAAAAAAGCTTTTTATACTTGGTTGGAACAGAGCTTGATTTTTCGGGTGGACTAAACGGAAAAGGATTTGTATTTAATAATCCTAATGCATCGAGAACTTGTGGGTGTGGGGAATCGTTTGCAGTATAA
- a CDS encoding four helix bundle protein: MATIDRFEDLIAWQKAKKLALGVYTLTNVGIFSKDFGLRDQVRRSSISVVSNIAEGFERKGNREFLQFLYISLGSLGELKTQIEIAFELNYFSENEYKNILPQITEVRKIINGLISSLKDSDFKGIKFKYS; encoded by the coding sequence ATGGCAACAATAGATAGGTTTGAAGATTTAATAGCTTGGCAAAAAGCTAAAAAATTGGCACTGGGTGTATATACTCTTACAAATGTTGGGATTTTTTCTAAAGACTTTGGATTGCGAGATCAAGTGAGGCGATCTTCTATTTCTGTTGTATCTAATATTGCAGAGGGTTTTGAACGCAAAGGGAACAGAGAGTTTTTACAATTCTTATATATTTCGTTGGGGTCTTTAGGCGAGTTAAAAACTCAAATTGAAATTGCTTTTGAACTCAACTATTTTTCAGAAAACGAATACAAAAATATTTTACCCCAAATAACAGAAGTGAGAAAAATTATAAATGGTTTAATTTCTAGTTTAAAGGATAGTGATTTTAAGGGAATAAAATTTAAGTATTCATAG
- the sufB gene encoding Fe-S cluster assembly protein SufB — protein MNTTIEEHISSDYKYGWSTDIEMDNAPKGLSEDIVRFISKKKNEPEWLLEYRLKAYKHWLTLEEPRYWPHLNYPKIDFQNIIYYAAPKPQKKLNSLDEVDPELLKTFEKLGISLEEQKRISGVESKIAVDAVIDSVSVKTTFKETLAEKGIIFCSFSEAVHEHPELIKQYMGTVVPYTDNYYAALNSAVFSDGSFCYIPKGVRCPMELSTYFRINSAGTGQFERTLLVADEGAYVSYLEGCTAPMRDENQLHAAVVEIVAHKNGEVKYSTVQNWYPGDKEGKGGIYNFVTKRGICLGDNSKISWTQVETGSAITWKYPSVILKGNNSVGEFYSVAVTNNYQQADTGTKMIHLGKNTRSTIISKGISAGFSNNSYRGLVRVAKGATNARNFSQCDSLLMGDKCGAHTFPYIEIKDKSGIVEHEATTSKIGEDQLFYCKQRGIDTEKAIGLIVNGYCKEVFNQLPMEFAVEAQKLLAVSLEGSVG, from the coding sequence ATGAACACAACTATAGAAGAACACATCTCCTCCGATTATAAATACGGCTGGAGCACAGATATAGAAATGGACAATGCCCCAAAAGGCTTGAGTGAGGATATTGTGCGATTTATTTCCAAGAAAAAAAACGAACCGGAGTGGTTATTGGAATATAGGTTAAAAGCCTACAAACATTGGCTTACATTAGAAGAGCCACGGTATTGGCCACATTTGAATTATCCTAAAATAGATTTTCAAAACATTATATATTACGCGGCACCTAAGCCACAAAAAAAATTAAACAGTCTAGACGAAGTTGATCCGGAACTTTTAAAAACCTTCGAAAAGCTTGGTATATCGCTCGAAGAACAAAAACGTATTTCTGGTGTAGAATCTAAAATTGCTGTAGATGCAGTAATTGATAGTGTTTCGGTAAAAACTACATTTAAAGAAACGTTAGCAGAGAAAGGAATTATTTTCTGCTCCTTCAGTGAGGCTGTGCACGAGCACCCGGAATTGATTAAACAATACATGGGCACTGTAGTGCCTTATACAGATAATTATTATGCAGCATTAAACTCTGCTGTTTTTAGCGATGGCTCGTTTTGTTATATACCAAAAGGAGTTCGTTGCCCAATGGAACTATCAACTTACTTTAGAATTAACTCAGCCGGTACCGGCCAATTTGAAAGGACGTTGTTAGTTGCCGATGAAGGTGCTTACGTTAGCTACTTGGAAGGCTGCACTGCTCCTATGCGCGATGAAAATCAGTTGCACGCTGCGGTGGTAGAAATTGTAGCTCATAAAAATGGAGAAGTAAAATACAGCACCGTTCAAAACTGGTACCCGGGCGACAAAGAGGGCAAGGGTGGTATTTACAATTTTGTAACCAAGCGTGGAATTTGTTTAGGAGATAATTCTAAAATTTCTTGGACACAAGTTGAAACCGGCTCTGCCATTACTTGGAAATACCCAAGTGTAATTTTAAAAGGAAATAATTCGGTTGGTGAGTTTTATTCGGTGGCTGTTACAAACAACTACCAGCAAGCAGATACAGGCACCAAGATGATTCACTTAGGAAAAAACACTCGCAGCACCATTATATCAAAAGGAATTTCCGCAGGCTTTAGTAATAATAGTTATAGAGGATTAGTGCGTGTAGCAAAAGGTGCCACCAATGCACGAAATTTTTCTCAATGTGATTCCTTGCTAATGGGCGACAAATGCGGAGCACACACATTTCCGTACATTGAAATAAAAGATAAATCAGGCATAGTAGAGCACGAAGCTACTACTTCAAAAATTGGAGAAGATCAATTGTTTTATTGCAAACAACGTGGAATTGACACAGAGAAAGCCATAGGACTTATTGTAAACGGCTATTGCAAAGAAGTTTTTAATCAGTTGCCTATGGAATTTGCGGTGGAAGCACAGAAATTATTAGCGGTTTCACTAGAAGGGTCTGTGGGATAA
- a CDS encoding four helix bundle protein, with product MATIERFEDLKVWQKARQLNKEIYKVSNTGAFSKDFGLRDQIRRSSISIVSNIAEGYERNGTKEFNQFLSIAKASAAELRAQLYVSFDLEYISEQEFNTLISIVLEVSKMLSGLMSYLQTTEIKGNKFKESAELYGTNQL from the coding sequence ATGGCAACAATAGAACGATTTGAGGATTTAAAAGTTTGGCAAAAAGCACGACAGCTGAACAAAGAAATATATAAAGTATCTAATACGGGTGCTTTTTCAAAAGATTTTGGATTACGCGATCAAATAAGACGTTCAAGTATTTCTATCGTATCTAATATTGCTGAGGGTTATGAAAGAAATGGTACTAAAGAATTCAACCAGTTTTTATCAATAGCAAAGGCTTCTGCGGCAGAATTAAGAGCGCAGCTTTATGTTTCCTTTGATTTAGAATATATTTCTGAACAAGAATTTAATACCCTAATCTCTATTGTTCTTGAGGTTAGCAAAATGCTTTCCGGATTAATGAGTTATTTACAAACAACCGAAATAAAAGGGAATAAATTTAAAGAAAGTGCTGAATTGTATGGTACGAATCAACTTTAA